DNA from Leucobacter aridicollis:
CAGGCCATCCTCGGAATCGATGGTGACGGGCTCCACTGTGTCAGTATCTGTGACCTCCCACGCGAGATCGCGAAGTTCGCCGTTGACGCGCATCGCGACAACGGACCGGTCGGTGAACAGTGAAAAGCCGTCGGCCACTGCGATTCCCTTCGGAGACAAGATAAAGACTCCGTAATTCTATCGGGTCGCAGCGGCCGACGGCTCACTGAAGCGGCGGGGTGTCCCCGCGCAGTGCCGGTTAGGCCCCGGCGCCACCGCGCTTCAGCGCCTGCAGCCGCTCGTCGACCTCGCTGAGCGCGCCGAGATCGTCGAGCTCGTTGAACTGAGCGTCGAGCGTGGACGCGGCGAGCTCCGCCTGGCCGCGAACCATCGCCTCTTGCCGCTTCACCTTCTCCTCGAATCGCCCAAGCTCGCTCGTCGGGTCGAGGACGTCAAGGTTCTTGACGGCGTCCTGCACCTGCGACTGCGCGTCGGCGACCTTGCCGCGCGAGACGAGTTCGTCGCGCTTCGCCTGCAGCTGCACGAGCTTCTCGCGCATCGTGTGCAGGCCCGTCTTCAGCTGGTCAACGACCTGCTGCTGCGCGGCGACGCTCGGCTCGGAGGTTGAGATCTCCTTCTCGAACGAGATCTGCTTGGAGAGCGCGACGCGTGCGAGGTTGTCGAACTTGTCGGCGCCAGCGGTGTCGCCGGATGCGCGGAGCGTCTCGGCCTGGCTCGACGCTGCCGCCGCCTTCGTGCCCCACTCCGAGACGGCCTTGCGGTCCTCCTCAAGGTCGGCCTCCATGAGGCGCAGGTTGCC
Protein-coding regions in this window:
- a CDS encoding PspA/IM30 family protein is translated as MAKQSILGRIAQLAKANINALLDSAEDPEKMLNQMERDYKNSIADAESSVAQTIGNLRLMEADLEEDRKAVSEWGTKAAAASSQAETLRASGDTAGADKFDNLARVALSKQISFEKEISTSEPSVAAQQQVVDQLKTGLHTMREKLVQLQAKRDELVSRGKVADAQSQVQDAVKNLDVLDPTSELGRFEEKVKRQEAMVRGQAELAASTLDAQFNELDDLGALSEVDERLQALKRGGAGA